ATGGTCGATTTGGCGCTATGGCTCAAAAAACGCGGAATGCGCCCAAGGCAAGTGCAAGATTTCATTCCGACGCCCATGTCGATGGCCACGTGCATGTATCACACTGGCATCGATCCATTTACCAAGAAAAACGTTTATACGGCCAAGGATCTTTACGAAAAACGACTGCAAAAAGCGCTCTTGCTTTATTGGGACCCGGCCCATCACGACGAAGCCCGAGAAGCGCTGGTTCGAGCCGGACGAGCGGATCTCATTGGCTCGAAGCCCCATTGCCTCGTTCCGCCTGCTACGGGCAAGGGTGCATTGCCAATTGCTTTGCGTCGTGGACATCGAGCGCAAGCGGGATGCAAAGCGCCTCGAGCAGCCGACCCGCGTCAGGACAAACGGGGCAGGGCGTGACCGTGTGCAGTGTGCGACAAGGTGAGAGACTTCGTCCCGGTACGTCCAGACGAATTTGACCCGCTCGAGGTCTACACGCTCGCTCGAGGTCGGCTGGGGTTGTGTTTGGACGAACGGGGTTTTCGAAGGCGAACGGGGTTCGTCAGAACGTACCGTGGATGGTTGCGCCCGTCATGCCGGGGCCGAACGACGGTGACATGCGGACTCGACCTGAGGCGGGTTTGTCGGCGTCAGCGGGGGCGGGTTTGTTCGCAAGGAACTCCCACACCAAGCCTCCGACGACGGCGGCAGCACCAACACCGAGAGCAACCTTTCCGGCGGGGACGAGGGTTTGTCCCATTTGCGCCGCGTCGACGTCCGCTTGGTTCGGGCAACTCCACTGGCCGGTCGCACTTTCCTTGCAGTTTGCCTGTGCGTCGGAAACTTGGCTCAGACCGACCGGGATCAGGATCCCACCAACGACCATCACGGCCGCGCCGGCGCCCACGACGGCCCAGGGCGCTGCGCCGTAGGGTTTTACCATGACGGGCGGCGTCGTGGCCGAAGGCGGCGGCGGAGGCGTGCTCGCGGTTGGAAGTGCCACCGCGGAAGCTGATGCCGACGCCGACGCGGATGCTTGCGCCTGCTGCAGTTGCTTCAGGTTTTGAACTTTCGTCTCGTACTTCGTGACGTTCGCCGAAGGGTTCGCGAGCTTTGCGCGCATGATGTACGCCTCGAGTGCAAAGATCGCGTTCTGCCGATCGCCGAGTTTTTCGTACGCGTTGGCGATGTTCAGCAGCACGGGGATGGCATTGCAATCGAACTTGAAGACGTCGCGCCAATACTGGATCGCGCGTTCGTACTCGGCTTGATCATAGAACTGCTTGGCAGCCTGATGGGCGCCTCGAGCTCCTTCGATTTCTTCGGGCGTTGCCGTACGATTGCATTCACCGGCAAACGGGTTTTGGGGGTCCTGAGCGAGCGCCATGCCAGCGATCAGAGATGCGCTGACAGCGAGCCCGGCCAGAGTCATCCCCTGCGCGCGAGTTCCCCACATGATGCGTGTTTCCGTCCTTCGCTCCGAGCATAAGGCATGAGCCGCCGTTCGTGAAAAAAAGCGCGATCACTTCGAGCGGACAAAGCCGGCTCTCGGTTGCCACGCGCAGCGGGCGATGTCGAGCAAAAATACGTCAGATGGCTCCCCAATGCCCGGATCATGCTCCGCTTTGTGCCTTACTCTGGTAAGCTCGATCTGGTGTTTCCCGAGAAGAAGCAGATCCTCGTCGTCGACGACGAGGCGAACCTGCGCCGCGTTCTAAGCGCGCAGCTCAGTCGTGATGGGTACGAAGTGCATACGGCCGAGGATGGCGAAGAGGCCCTCGCTTTCCTGAAGGACCATCACATCGACTTGGTGATTACCGATCTTCGGATGCCCAAGGTCGACGGCATGGATCTCTTGCGCGCCGCTGTCCGCGACGATCCGAGTAGGCCCGTCGTGATGCTCACGGCCCACGGCACCGTCGACAACGCCGTCGAAGCTCTGAAGACCGGAGCTTTTGACTACATAACAAAACCTTTCGACCAGCACGAAGTGCGCATGGTCGTCCGCAAGGCGTTGCGAACGAGGGACCTTGCGAGCGCCGACGCATCACGTGACGTCGTTCCTTCCGCACCTCGCGAAGGAAACGCGCGCTTCGGAATCATCGGCGAAAGTCAGCCCATTCAGGATCTCTACGCCATCATCGAGCGCGTTGCCGACACCCCCACGACCGTGCTCATCACAGGCGAAAGCGGCACGGGCAAAGAGCTCGTCGCGCGGGCCTTGCACGACAACTCCAGCAGGCGCGATCGCCCCTTCATCAAGGTCAACTGCGCTGCGATCCCGAAGGACCTCATGGAGTCCGAGCTGTTCGGCTACGAGCGAGGTGCGTTCACGGGAGCCGTTGGATCGAAGCCGGGCCGTTTCGAGCTCGCATCGGGCGGAACGTTGTTCCTCGACGAGATCGGCGAAATTCCGAACGAGATGCAGGTCAAGCTCCTGCGTGTGCTCCAGGAAAGCGAATTCGAGCGGGTTGGAGGTATCAAGACCATCCGCGTCGACGTCCGCCTCGTCGCCGCGACGAACCGAGACCTCAAGCGCGAGATCGGAGCAGGATCGTTCCGTGAGGACTTGTTCTACCGCTTGAACGTCGTATCGATTGCGCTTCCAGCGCTTCGCGACCGCCGCTCGGACATCCCTCCGCTCGTCCAGTACTTCATCGCGAAGTTCAACACGCGCCTGCGCAAGAACGTCGATGGCGTCGAACAGGATGCGCTCGATCGTTTGTGCTCATACGGATGGCCTGGCAACATCCGCGAGCTCGAAAACGTCATCGAACGAGCGGTGCTCTTCGCGGATGGATCCCGCATTCGCCTCGAAGACTTGTCCGACGAAGTGCGTTCGAACGAAGCGACCACGGTTGCGTTCGCCGCGGCGCCTGCGACGGGCGAGACGTCACGTCCTCAAACGAGCTCGCAGGCTTCCGTGGGCGATCCAGCGGATGGCTTGAAGGAGCAGGTCAAGGCAGCCATGAGCCGTCTCGAACGGCAGCTCATCGTGCGCGCGCTTGAACAGACCCAGGGCAACGTGACGCATGCCGCAAGGCTTCTCAAAATCTCTCGTAAAGGATTGCAGCTCAAGATGAAGGAGCTGGGCCTTCGGGAGCGTGACTCCGAATCGACGTGAAGAAGTTTGCGTTTGCCGCTCTGTTTGTCCTCGGCTGCACAGGCAAACGCACAGCTCCCACTCCGACCGATGCTGGCGTCGAAGATGCTCCCGCGTGGCTGAGCGGAAACCAGCAGCCTGCGCCGCGGCCGGGCATGGCGTGGATTCCGCCCGGCACGCTCATCGCAGGCACGCCGCCCGATCGCATGCCGCGCGTGGCCGACGAAGAAATGACCGGCGAGCAAGTCGTCATGACGGGGTTTTACATCGACGTTCATCCGTACCCGAATGAACCTGGTGCCATCCCGACGACGAACGTGACGCAAGCCGAGGCGGAAGCATTGTGCGTTGCGCAGGACAAACGCCTCTGCACCGAGCTCGAGTGGGAACGTGCTTGCAAGGGGCCGCAAAACACGACGTACGAATACGGCGACACGTATCGAGCTTCCGTGTGTGCGACGGGGGTCAATCGGAACCTCGTACCAACGGGTATGAACGCTGGCTGCCGTAGCGCGTTCGGCGTGCACGACATGCACGGTGGCATCTGGGAGTGGACGGCGAGCCAGTGGAAACGCGATCCGACGAAGACCAACCTCATCGCGACACGCGGAGGCAACGGCACGCAAGGCGAGCTCATTGGTCGCTGTGCGAATGGCCGAGCGACGCGTGCCGACATGAAGCGCGGCGATATCGGTGTCCGATGCTGCGCAGGCGACGTGAACAGTTTCGAGGTCGTCTTGAGCGTTACGCGTGGCACGCCGCTCGTCTACTTGCCGAACGACACGAAGACCGGCCCGATGCTCGAACCGCTCGCCCCAGAAGACATTCGTGCAGAGGCGAAGAAGTACGACCCCGACAAACGATTTGTCGTCAAACGGGTTTGGGTATGGCATCCGCTTGGGAACGAGGAGCTCATGCTCGGTGGTGGATGCGCCAAGGGGGCCGGCAAGGCGCGTTGTGGCGTCATCGTGGCGCGCATGCGTTCCGATGTTCCGATTTCGCTCGGGTTTGTCCCGACCGAACGGTGGCAACCGACCATCGGAGAAGCGGATTCCGCTCGTGAGCTCTACGTCTACGGCGGCGACGATGCCGGCGCCTTCCGGAGGCGCTTGTCCTACGAGTGGGGCAAGATCGGGGTTGGCGAAAAGGCGCGCAAAATAAAGCGCAGGGGCAAGAAGGAACCGCAGTGGTGATGGTGGGATGGGCGATTCACTGCGGCGCCGGCGGTATCAAGAACAGCACTTCACGCGGCACGCCGAGCGTCAGTTCCGATGGCGCGATACCGTTCTTTGCTTTCACGGTCAGCGTCGCCCGGAAAATCTGCGCGCTCGCGTTTTGCGGAATCGTCGTGTTTCCCTTGGGCACGACCTGAAAGCAAACCTTTTGCCCGGGCACGATTCCGAGCGCCGTCTCGTTGATGCCGTCCTGCATCTTCGAGATGCCCTTCGGGCCAGACCAGATGTCCGTCAGTTGCATCATGGCGTTCAGAGAGAAACAGGGCACACCTGGTTCGGCCGGATCCTCACCTCCAGGAGCATTGACCGCGATCTTGTCGATGAACGTGTCGACCGAATCGATCGGATCGTTGAAGTCGGGCGTGATCAGCGCACGCACGTCGAGCTTGATCGACTTGAGCAGCGCCTTGACTGCGTTGTCGAGCGTCACGTCGTTGAGCCCCGTACCCGCCGTGCTGATGTCGAAAATCAGTCGGCACGTTCCGCCGGGGTTCTCTGCGTTCATCGGGCCGTCTGGATTGATGAACCCACCATTGAGCCCCGTGCCGCACTTGATGCCACCGAATGCCGACGGCGATACGTACGACTCCGTCTGATCCGCGAGATACGCCATGTCTTCGTACGGATCGGCTCCCGCGCGAGCTCCATCCGCCGATGACACGCCGATGAATCGCGCGCCTCTGTTCTTCATCGCCGTGACGAGCTGATCGATCGTGGGCGTAGGGAAGGGGGGCGTGTCGTTGAACGAGTACGTATCGTGCAGCGCGTTGGGATTGTTCGAGCGACGCCCGTTGTGGAACGGCGCATCCGTGACCGCGATGAGGATCGGTAACGATGTATCGCGGAAGCGCAGCGATCCGTACCGACCGCCGGGCGCACCGAGCGGGGCCATCTGACCGCCATCCCAGATCAAGTAGTAGTCCGTGAGCGCTCGATGCATCGCCGCAACATGTGATTCCGGGCCGTCTCCGCCATCGTGCACGTTGAGGCCAAACACCGCAGAGATGTTGTCGGCAAGCGCCGTGCTCACATACCCCGTCGTGCCCGCTACGTAGAACGGCAAGTCGACGCCTGCTGTGCCGTACAAGCCGGTGGGGAAATCATCAAAGCCTGCAACGCCCACGGCGAGGTCTGGAATCGACGCCTTGAGCTTCGTGATGATTGCGTTGAGGTTGTTCTTCAGATTTTGGATTTCGCCGCCCATCGTCGCCGTCGTGTCGACCATGAACGCGACGTCACCCTGGTTCAGATTCGTTCGAAGCGGAACGATGTTCACCGCTGGCGACGGAGGCCCGAGGTACGGCAGGACGAAGTAGTACTTGCCCAGCGTTCCAGGCGTCACGAACGGATTGCGTGGATCCGACCCCAATTCCTTTTCGATGAGATCGTTTGTCCCGTCGCCATCCGTGTCGGGGTTTGTCCGGTCCGTCTCGAGCTCGTCGAGCATGCAGTTGAGGTTCGCGTCTTCGTTCTTGTCGAGAATCCCGTCGGCATCCGAATCCACATCGAGAAAGTCGTACTTGCCGTCGTTGTCCGCATCCGGCACGGGATCGTTGATCATGTGACCAGGGCCGGCTTCACACAGGTCGGACAAACCATCCCCATCGCTGTCCAAGTCTTGATAAGCCGGCTTGTTGTCCCCGTCGGGATCCGCCACGCCTTCGAATGTGTCGCTGATCGTGTCGTTGTCGCTGTCGAGGTCCGATAGATCGGGCAAGCCGTCGCCGTCCGTGTCGACGGCTTGA
The nucleotide sequence above comes from Polyangiaceae bacterium. Encoded proteins:
- a CDS encoding sigma-54-dependent Fis family transcriptional regulator, translating into MLRFVPYSGKLDLVFPEKKQILVVDDEANLRRVLSAQLSRDGYEVHTAEDGEEALAFLKDHHIDLVITDLRMPKVDGMDLLRAAVRDDPSRPVVMLTAHGTVDNAVEALKTGAFDYITKPFDQHEVRMVVRKALRTRDLASADASRDVVPSAPREGNARFGIIGESQPIQDLYAIIERVADTPTTVLITGESGTGKELVARALHDNSSRRDRPFIKVNCAAIPKDLMESELFGYERGAFTGAVGSKPGRFELASGGTLFLDEIGEIPNEMQVKLLRVLQESEFERVGGIKTIRVDVRLVAATNRDLKREIGAGSFREDLFYRLNVVSIALPALRDRRSDIPPLVQYFIAKFNTRLRKNVDGVEQDALDRLCSYGWPGNIRELENVIERAVLFADGSRIRLEDLSDEVRSNEATTVAFAAAPATGETSRPQTSSQASVGDPADGLKEQVKAAMSRLERQLIVRALEQTQGNVTHAARLLKISRKGLQLKMKELGLRERDSEST
- a CDS encoding SUMF1/EgtB/PvdO family nonheme iron enzyme produces the protein MAWIPPGTLIAGTPPDRMPRVADEEMTGEQVVMTGFYIDVHPYPNEPGAIPTTNVTQAEAEALCVAQDKRLCTELEWERACKGPQNTTYEYGDTYRASVCATGVNRNLVPTGMNAGCRSAFGVHDMHGGIWEWTASQWKRDPTKTNLIATRGGNGTQGELIGRCANGRATRADMKRGDIGVRCCAGDVNSFEVVLSVTRGTPLVYLPNDTKTGPMLEPLAPEDIRAEAKKYDPDKRFVVKRVWVWHPLGNEELMLGGGCAKGAGKARCGVIVARMRSDVPISLGFVPTERWQPTIGEADSARELYVYGGDDAGAFRRRLSYEWGKIGVGEKARKIKRRGKKEPQW